In Diorhabda sublineata isolate icDioSubl1.1 chromosome 4, icDioSubl1.1, whole genome shotgun sequence, a single window of DNA contains:
- the LOC130442936 gene encoding cilia- and flagella-associated protein 45-like, giving the protein MSNEKLYLGKQPIKISADIFAKECDPNLEYIHHKPSRATETKVTMVRFDKDIIRELVVPDKEPIEYPAVLSKGEYERLKKQAKPVSLEEKMRKIREAEQQKMKIQQESLDRKERLMATQKTQQALPGTKLNAVESEAAKNNLYLKQRSEELMIEQDDKVKQISKIILAAKCRAIRNAQIAEKKLIEKQLREENERLDKMAEQTRQKNIRSEEKRRAEAEIKRQRYVKEVQEQVQENEMNQLLEAEKIEEESRMINRALIAWQKEEELKAVEKKNVQSRLKKELDRANEEAEYYKALRGEEDRIADMRIMEFIKSKQRREEALEREKTLMKQTKEREIARMVESQGKSQDLKALMDELNAARAQEAKEKEWREKEKQEAMKKQRVVEDLKKSRAEQIEYIRKAQAVALARDEEAFRKVVATQKQLHDVDVKKQRKRIEDTEKHRKFLLKQINEKEKERIKYRQEKFEDGKAQRQEYMVKNRRIEEYLQQKIDRLKQSNLPESYVKEIERQMKFVK; this is encoded by the coding sequence atgtcaaatgaaaaattgtatcTTGGAAAACAACCCATCAAAATCAGTGCCGATATATTCGCCAAAGAATGCGATCCGAATTTGGAATACATCCATCACAAACCTTCGAGGGCTACGGAAACCAAAGTGACAATGGTAAGGTTCGATAAAGACATAATTAGAGAGCTAGTGGTACCGGATAAAGAACCCATCGAGTACCCGGCCGTTTTATCCAAAGGAGAATATGAAAGGTTGAAGAAACAAGCGAAACCAGTGAGTTTGGAGGAAAAGATGCGAAAGATCCGAGAAGCCGAACAGCAGAAAATGAAAATCCAACAGGAAAGTTTGGATAGAAAGGAACGTTTAATGGCGACGCAGAAAACCCAACAGGCTTTACCCGGCACCAAATTGAACGCCGTCGAATCGGAAGCCgccaaaaataatttatatttgaaacaaagaTCCGAGGAATTGATGATCGAACAAGACGACAAAGTGAAACAAATCAGCAAAATAATATTAGCGGCCAAATGTCGCGCTATCAGAAACGCCCAAATAGCcgaaaagaaattaatagaaaagcAGCTGCGAGAAGAAAACGAACGCTTAGATAAAATGGCGGAGCAAACGCGACAAAAAAATATCCGATCCGAAGAGAAACGCCGAGCGGAAGCCGAAATAAAAAGACAAAGATACGTGAAAGAAGTGCAAGAACAAGTGCAAGAAAACGAAATGAATCAACTACTGGAAGCCGAAAAGATCGAAGAAGAAAGCAGAATGATCAACAGAGCGCTGATAGCTTggcaaaaagaagaagaactgaAAGCCGTCGAAAAGAAAAACGTGCAATCGCGATTAAAGAAAGAATTAGACCGGGCCAACGAAGAAGCCGAATACTACAAAGCGTTACGAGGAGAAGAAGACAGAATAGCCGACATGAGGATAATGGAATTCATAAAATCCAAACAGCGGCGCGAAGAAGCGCTAGAAAGGGAAAAAACTCTGATGAAACAGACGAAGGAAAGAGAGATAGCGCGAATGGTGGAAAGTCAGGGGAAATCGCAGGATTTGAAAGCTCTGATGGACGAATTGAACGCGGCCAGAGCGCAAGAGGCCAAAGAAAAGGAATGGCGGGAAAAAGAGAAACAAGAAGCGATGAAGAAGCAACGAGTGGTGGAGGATCTGAAGAAATCCAGAGCCGAGCAGATAGAGTACATCAGGAAAGCTCAGGCTGTGGCGTTAGCTAGGGACGAAGAAGCATTCAGGAAAGTGGTTGCGACGCAAAAGCAATTGCACGATGTCGACGTGAAAAAGCAACGGAAACGGATAGAGGATACGGAAAAACACAGAAAATTCCTCTTGAAGCAAATAAACGAGAAAGAAAAGGAGAGAATCAAGTATCGACAAGAGAAATTCGAAGACGGGAAAGCCCAGAGACAAGAATACATGGTGAAAAATAGGCGTATCGAGGAGTATTTACAACAGAAAATCGATCGATTGAAACAATCCAATTTACCTGAAAGTTACGTCAAGGAAATTGAGAGGCAAATGAAATTCGTAAAAtag